A window of the Xiashengella succiniciproducens genome harbors these coding sequences:
- a CDS encoding bifunctional 4-hydroxy-2-oxoglutarate aldolase/2-dehydro-3-deoxy-phosphogluconate aldolase, whose product MAKYGRSEVFMAMKDTGVVPVFFHKDIEVCKQVVKACYDGGIRVFEFVNRGDFAHEIFSELNKYVLSELPGMILGAGSVVEAATAAIFIQSGANFIVSPLLNEEIAKLCNRRGVAWAPGCGTISEIGKAQELGAEVIKLFPASEIGGPSFVKAVKGPMPWTNIMPTGGVDTTEANLAGWFRAGVFCVGMGSNLFPREIIDSGNYQALAQKSKELIETIKRVRKA is encoded by the coding sequence ATGGCAAAGTACGGTCGCAGTGAAGTCTTTATGGCAATGAAGGACACCGGTGTGGTACCGGTATTCTTCCACAAAGATATTGAAGTTTGCAAGCAGGTTGTAAAAGCCTGCTATGATGGAGGAATAAGGGTTTTTGAATTTGTAAACCGCGGAGACTTCGCACATGAGATCTTTAGTGAACTCAATAAATATGTGCTTAGTGAACTGCCTGGTATGATCCTTGGGGCCGGATCGGTTGTCGAAGCGGCCACAGCAGCAATTTTCATTCAGTCAGGTGCAAACTTTATTGTATCCCCTCTGTTGAATGAGGAGATAGCAAAGCTATGTAACCGACGTGGAGTGGCATGGGCACCAGGATGTGGTACAATTAGCGAAATAGGTAAGGCTCAGGAACTAGGTGCTGAGGTTATCAAGCTCTTTCCTGCTTCGGAAATCGGTGGTCCTTCTTTTGTAAAGGCCGTCAAAGGCCCCATGCCCTGGACCAATATCATGCCTACTGGTGGTGTTGATACAACTGAGGCCAACCTTGCGGGTTGGTTTAGAGCCGGGGTCTTCTGTGTGGGTATGGGATCTAATCTCTTCCCAAGGGAGATTATTGATAGCGGAAACTATCAGGCTCTAGCCCAGAAGTCAAAGGAACTGATTGAAACCATCAAACGAGTCAGGAAGGCTTGA
- a CDS encoding FKBP-type peptidyl-prolyl cis-trans isomerase, with the protein MKKYSYVIGIFLLIALLPACRLKVPGSGKVEMKNTVDSVSYALGFMSANQYMMNFERIPFDTLDRKDLARAFSKSTLKKEYVEFMKNSFGEFNEEIYHTAFINKVAYNKSYFNEMDADIFLDGVYLARQRKLEEMHNAKADSNRVKGKAFLEENAKREGVIQLESGLQYKVLVEGNGQTPTENDVVKVHYRGTLIDGTVFDSSVESNEPAEFKVTDVIKGWQEALKMMPVGSKWKLYIPANLGYGENGSGEKIGPEETLIFEVELIAIK; encoded by the coding sequence ATGAAAAAGTACTCTTATGTCATTGGCATCTTTCTGCTTATTGCATTGTTACCTGCATGCAGGTTGAAAGTACCAGGATCGGGCAAGGTTGAAATGAAGAATACTGTCGATAGCGTTAGCTATGCATTGGGCTTCATGAGTGCTAATCAGTATATGATGAACTTTGAGCGTATCCCATTTGACACACTGGACAGAAAGGATCTGGCACGAGCCTTTTCAAAGTCAACATTGAAGAAGGAATATGTCGAGTTTATGAAAAACTCATTTGGGGAGTTTAACGAGGAGATATATCACACTGCCTTTATCAATAAAGTAGCCTACAACAAATCCTACTTTAACGAAATGGACGCAGATATTTTCCTTGACGGAGTTTACCTGGCAAGGCAAAGAAAACTGGAAGAAATGCATAATGCAAAGGCTGACAGCAACCGGGTAAAGGGCAAGGCCTTCCTTGAAGAGAATGCAAAGCGTGAAGGTGTGATACAACTTGAGAGCGGCCTCCAATACAAAGTGTTAGTTGAAGGCAATGGCCAGACTCCAACAGAAAACGACGTTGTAAAAGTACACTATAGAGGCACCTTAATCGACGGAACCGTGTTTGACAGTTCGGTTGAAAGCAACGAACCTGCTGAATTCAAAGTAACAGATGTCATTAAAGGTTGGCAGGAAGCTCTGAAGATGATGCCGGTCGGATCGAAGTGGAAGCTCTATATTCCTGCAAACCTAGGTTATGGTGAAAACGGCAGCGGAGAAAAAATTGGTCCCGAAGAAACTCTGATATTCGAAGTAGAGCTTATTGCAATCAAATAG
- a CDS encoding cation diffusion facilitator family transporter, which translates to MDHHNHFHRREAEHDMIGVRKRMIGAFLLNFFFTIIEFIAGALTNSMAILSDAVHDLGDTIAISSALWFEKKAEKTRDRKYTYGYRRYSTLGALLTSGILVIGCVLILYESIPRLINPEEVMATGMLWMSILGIVFNGLAALRLSGGGKSLNSRSVMLHMLEDVLGWVAVLVGSIIIYYTSWYWIDPLLSIGVATFILVNVIRNLRDILNVFLQTSPPDFNRDGMEKELLALDKVKDLHDTHVWSLDGTFNILSIHLVVNADVTVADQIEIRTKANRIIRSYGVDHPTIALEFDGEDCSQCC; encoded by the coding sequence ATGGACCACCACAACCACTTCCATAGAAGAGAAGCTGAACATGATATGATAGGTGTGAGAAAGCGGATGATTGGTGCTTTCTTGCTAAACTTCTTTTTTACAATTATTGAGTTTATCGCAGGGGCACTGACCAACTCTATGGCCATCCTCTCAGATGCGGTGCACGATCTTGGTGATACGATAGCAATAAGCAGTGCTTTGTGGTTTGAGAAAAAAGCGGAAAAAACCAGGGACCGGAAATACACCTATGGTTATAGGAGGTATTCTACACTTGGTGCATTGCTGACCAGTGGTATTCTGGTGATAGGCTGTGTGCTGATTCTCTATGAATCCATTCCGCGACTAATCAATCCAGAGGAGGTAATGGCAACCGGTATGTTGTGGATGTCCATACTTGGCATCGTCTTCAATGGTCTAGCTGCCCTAAGGTTAAGTGGAGGCGGAAAATCTCTCAATAGCCGCTCTGTTATGTTGCATATGCTTGAAGATGTACTGGGATGGGTAGCCGTCCTTGTAGGGTCAATAATAATCTATTATACATCCTGGTATTGGATAGACCCTTTGCTGTCAATAGGTGTGGCAACATTTATCCTTGTGAATGTGATCAGAAATCTAAGAGATATTCTGAATGTGTTCCTGCAAACTTCCCCGCCAGATTTTAACAGGGACGGTATGGAGAAAGAGTTGCTTGCACTTGATAAGGTCAAAGACCTTCATGACACCCATGTGTGGAGTCTGGATGGGACTTTCAATATTTTGAGTATTCACCTGGTGGTAAATGCAGATGTAACAGTGGCTGATCAGATTGAGATTCGTACCAAGGCTAATAGGATAATACGTAGTTATGGAGTGGATCATCCAACGATAGCCCTGGAGTTTGATGGTGAAGACTGTTCTCAGTGCTGTTGA
- the uxaC gene encoding glucuronate isomerase, with the protein MGHFINEDFALEGKKARQLYHDYASQLPIIDFHCHLSPAMIAEDYHFQDLGEAWLAGDHYKWRAMRTHGVNEDYCTGEKSYREKFQKWAETVPYTLGNPLYHWTHLELARYFGIFDLLSPANAGMIFDKASAMLTGEDMGTRGLLQMMKVEVVGTTDDPVDSLEHHQALKDFSIKIRPTFRPDNVIKTEVLDEFNAYITRLEQVSGKTINNLDTLVEVLDERHAYFDSMGCRASDHGLSRMYYVADFVSKAPKAFEKIRSGKALDVDENEAYCTYMMYELCKMNHKRGWVQQFHLGAIRNNNTRIFRNVGLDTGHDSIGNNQDSYRMSRFLDLLDNEDKLAKSILYNLNPADNEMFITMVGNFQDGSVAGKMQYGAAWWFLDQKAGMEKHLKDLSVLGLLSHFVGMVTDSRSFLSYPRHEYFRRIVCNYIGGEVEKGLIPNDDSLLKELIERVSYRNAAEYFGF; encoded by the coding sequence ATGGGACACTTTATAAATGAAGACTTTGCGTTGGAAGGCAAAAAGGCCAGGCAACTCTATCATGACTATGCCAGCCAGCTTCCCATTATAGATTTCCACTGTCACCTGTCTCCTGCCATGATAGCTGAGGACTATCACTTCCAGGATCTCGGAGAGGCCTGGCTTGCAGGTGACCATTACAAGTGGAGAGCCATGCGCACACATGGTGTAAATGAAGACTACTGCACCGGGGAAAAGAGTTATAGAGAGAAATTCCAAAAATGGGCTGAAACAGTTCCCTACACCCTTGGCAACCCTCTTTATCACTGGACCCACCTTGAACTTGCAAGATATTTCGGAATCTTTGATCTCCTATCACCTGCCAATGCCGGTATGATCTTCGATAAGGCAAGCGCAATGCTTACCGGTGAAGACATGGGTACCCGAGGTTTGCTTCAAATGATGAAGGTAGAGGTGGTAGGTACCACCGACGATCCGGTAGATTCTCTTGAACACCATCAAGCGCTAAAGGACTTCAGCATTAAGATCAGGCCTACATTCAGACCTGATAATGTGATCAAGACAGAGGTGCTGGATGAGTTTAATGCCTATATCACCAGACTGGAACAGGTTTCCGGAAAGACTATTAATAATCTGGACACTTTGGTTGAGGTTCTTGACGAACGCCATGCATATTTCGACAGCATGGGCTGTCGTGCCTCCGACCATGGTCTGTCAAGGATGTATTACGTTGCGGATTTCGTTTCAAAAGCCCCGAAGGCTTTTGAAAAGATTAGGTCAGGTAAAGCATTGGATGTGGACGAAAATGAGGCTTACTGCACCTATATGATGTACGAGCTTTGTAAGATGAACCACAAACGCGGTTGGGTACAGCAATTTCACCTTGGCGCTATACGCAATAACAATACTCGCATCTTTAGAAATGTGGGCCTGGATACCGGACATGACTCAATAGGCAATAACCAGGATTCATACAGGATGTCCCGCTTCCTCGACCTGCTGGACAATGAGGACAAGCTAGCAAAATCAATACTATACAATCTCAATCCAGCTGATAATGAAATGTTTATCACCATGGTGGGTAATTTTCAAGACGGCAGTGTGGCAGGTAAGATGCAATACGGAGCTGCCTGGTGGTTTCTCGACCAAAAGGCCGGAATGGAAAAGCACCTGAAGGATCTTTCAGTTCTTGGATTGCTGAGTCATTTTGTAGGAATGGTTACCGACTCACGTAGCTTCCTCTCCTACCCTCGTCATGAGTATTTCAGAAGGATAGTATGTAACTACATAGGTGGAGAAGTTGAGAAGGGACTCATTCCAAATGACGACTCTCTGCTTAAAGAACTTATTGAGAGAGTATCCTACCGCAATGCAGCAGAGTATTTCGGATTTTAA
- a CDS encoding PfkB family carbohydrate kinase, whose protein sequence is MNLTLRKDCKWGLLVPSSMGVRITPANNQPVHCSETFHMQATSAETNVATIPAYLGLPVKVLTAFVKDSPIAEFIKSDLRKRRLDYEGPEIAQGGPWGYRHQFNIADSGFGVRGPKVQNDRAGEVGRLLNSSFYDLERIFGEEGVQIVHMSGLIAALSPETGRFCVQLARIAKKYGTLISFDINFRASFWEGREKELREIFNEIASLSDIIIGFKEVFNLCLGHEMPETHGVSVDDTMADFKKVLLQMRKYCPNASVLITTFRNEISVNEHLWGGVMLAGDEWYEVAPRPIRVLDRIGGGDGFMGGLLYGILRGWEPEKWLQFGWATGALATTFVTDYALPSDEASVWSIWKGNTKVIR, encoded by the coding sequence ATGAATTTGACATTGAGAAAAGACTGCAAATGGGGCTTGCTTGTTCCATCAAGCATGGGAGTTCGCATCACCCCGGCCAACAACCAGCCTGTACATTGCAGCGAAACCTTTCATATGCAGGCCACAAGTGCAGAAACCAATGTGGCTACCATACCAGCGTACCTTGGCCTACCGGTCAAGGTACTTACTGCCTTTGTTAAAGACAGTCCAATAGCCGAGTTTATCAAGAGTGACCTGCGCAAACGCAGATTGGATTATGAAGGTCCTGAGATTGCCCAGGGTGGTCCATGGGGATACAGGCACCAGTTTAATATAGCCGACAGCGGCTTTGGAGTTCGAGGCCCAAAGGTTCAGAACGACCGTGCCGGAGAGGTTGGTCGACTGCTTAATTCAAGCTTTTACGACCTTGAAAGAATATTCGGGGAGGAAGGGGTCCAGATAGTCCACATGTCCGGTCTTATCGCTGCCCTGTCGCCTGAGACGGGCAGGTTTTGTGTCCAACTTGCAAGAATTGCAAAGAAATACGGCACTCTTATCTCTTTCGACATTAACTTTAGAGCTTCTTTCTGGGAAGGAAGGGAAAAAGAACTGAGAGAGATATTCAACGAGATTGCTTCTCTGAGTGATATAATAATAGGGTTCAAGGAAGTCTTCAATCTTTGTCTAGGACATGAGATGCCTGAAACTCACGGTGTGAGCGTAGACGACACAATGGCTGACTTTAAAAAGGTACTGCTTCAAATGAGGAAGTACTGCCCCAATGCTTCGGTTCTTATAACAACCTTCCGTAACGAGATAAGTGTCAACGAACACCTCTGGGGTGGAGTGATGCTTGCCGGGGACGAATGGTACGAAGTTGCTCCAAGACCAATCAGAGTTCTTGACCGTATCGGAGGAGGTGACGGCTTTATGGGAGGACTGCTCTACGGAATCCTCAGGGGTTGGGAACCGGAAAAGTGGTTGCAGTTTGGCTGGGCAACAGGTGCACTGGCAACTACCTTTGTAACTGATTATGCACTACCTTCAGACGAGGCTTCGGTCTGGAGTATATGGAAAGGAAATACAAAAGTGATAAGGTAA
- a CDS encoding sugar kinase yields MKQRIVLFGEIMLRLSTPGFQRFTQANSFDACYGGGEANVAVSLANFGLDASYVTVLPKNDIGEACLRELRKYGVDTSNIKFGGDRLGIYFLETGAVARPSKVIYDRAYSSFSQVQKGDFDWDKIFEGATWFHWTGITPAVSQGAADVCLEAIKAANRLGITVSTDLNYRKNLWKYGKKASEVMPELIEGCDIVLGNEEDAAMVLGIKPEGVNIEGGHVEAEAYRSVSRQIMERFPRVKKVITTLRGSINANHNTWSGVLYDGTKLYTAPIYQITHIVDRVGGGDSFMGGLIYGLLSYPGDDAKALNFAAAASCLKHTILGDFNQVSVDEVEKLMDGDASGRVSR; encoded by the coding sequence ATGAAACAAAGAATAGTATTGTTTGGAGAGATCATGCTCAGACTCTCTACACCCGGATTTCAACGTTTTACACAAGCAAACTCTTTTGATGCCTGCTACGGAGGTGGTGAGGCAAATGTAGCTGTTTCACTGGCAAATTTCGGGTTGGATGCATCTTATGTTACCGTCCTCCCAAAGAATGATATTGGAGAGGCCTGCCTTAGGGAGCTTAGAAAATATGGTGTAGATACCAGTAACATTAAGTTTGGTGGTGACCGCCTGGGTATTTACTTTCTCGAAACAGGCGCAGTTGCTCGTCCCTCCAAGGTAATTTACGACCGTGCATACTCGTCCTTCTCACAGGTACAGAAAGGTGATTTCGACTGGGATAAGATATTTGAAGGAGCCACCTGGTTTCACTGGACAGGTATCACACCGGCCGTTTCCCAGGGTGCCGCAGATGTATGTCTTGAGGCAATAAAGGCAGCCAATAGATTGGGTATAACAGTATCAACCGATCTTAACTATAGGAAGAATCTATGGAAGTATGGCAAAAAAGCAAGTGAGGTAATGCCCGAACTGATTGAAGGTTGTGACATAGTCCTGGGCAACGAAGAAGATGCAGCAATGGTACTTGGCATCAAACCTGAGGGTGTAAATATCGAAGGTGGACATGTGGAAGCTGAGGCTTACCGCAGTGTATCACGACAAATTATGGAACGCTTCCCAAGGGTAAAGAAAGTAATCACTACCCTCCGAGGTTCTATAAACGCAAACCATAATACATGGTCGGGTGTCCTATATGACGGAACAAAGCTCTACACAGCCCCAATATATCAGATTACACATATAGTTGACCGTGTAGGAGGAGGCGACTCCTTTATGGGAGGCCTGATCTACGGGCTGCTAAGCTACCCCGGTGATGATGCCAAAGCATTGAACTTTGCAGCAGCAGCTTCATGCCTGAAGCACACTATCTTGGGTGACTTCAACCAGGTAAGTGTCGACGAGGTAGAAAAGCTGATGGATGGTGATGCATCTGGTAGGGTATCCAGATAG
- a CDS encoding plasmid pRiA4b ORF-3 family protein, with product MIKVPDIYQIKIELREIKPSVWRRLLVPDDLFLHDLHKVIQTAMGWENTHMHQYEKNGRIFGIGDEDYSNMPNFMDYTSIRLKDILKKRDDSFQYVYDLGDYWIHDVVLEDIHEPENTAIYPVCVDGERNCPPEDCGGPQGYQQMLKVLNHPGHPDREELMEWLDYDWDADEFDIDYVNSLLLEDDFGCLPMID from the coding sequence ATGATAAAAGTGCCTGACATATATCAGATCAAGATAGAGCTGAGAGAAATCAAACCTTCAGTATGGAGGCGTCTGCTTGTTCCTGATGACTTGTTTCTGCATGACCTGCATAAGGTTATTCAAACAGCCATGGGCTGGGAGAATACGCACATGCACCAGTATGAAAAGAACGGCAGGATATTCGGCATCGGAGATGAGGATTATTCGAATATGCCCAACTTTATGGACTATACCTCCATCAGGCTTAAGGACATCCTGAAGAAGAGAGATGACAGTTTCCAGTATGTATATGACCTTGGAGACTACTGGATTCATGACGTAGTGCTGGAGGATATACACGAACCTGAAAATACTGCAATTTATCCAGTATGTGTTGATGGTGAAAGAAATTGCCCACCTGAGGATTGCGGAGGTCCACAGGGATACCAACAGATGCTCAAGGTTCTAAATCATCCCGGACACCCCGACCGAGAAGAGTTAATGGAGTGGTTGGATTATGACTGGGATGCAGATGAGTTTGATATAGATTATGTAAATAGTCTGTTGCTTGAGGATGACTTCGGTTGTCTGCCAATGATAGACTGA
- a CDS encoding peptidylprolyl isomerase, translated as MKTAEIHTSKGVMKLHFYFEDAPGTVANFIKLAEEGFYDGLRFHRVIPDFVIQGGCPYSREAGNPRVGSGGPGYAIKCELDGNNQYHDRGVISMAHAGRDTGGSQFFICHSRKNTAHLDRRHTCFGKVFEGLEVIDQIRQGDLIEKIVIVDTEE; from the coding sequence ATGAAGACAGCAGAGATTCACACTTCCAAAGGGGTAATGAAACTACATTTTTACTTTGAAGATGCTCCGGGAACTGTGGCCAACTTTATCAAGCTGGCTGAAGAAGGTTTTTATGACGGATTACGATTTCACAGGGTAATACCCGACTTTGTGATTCAGGGAGGCTGCCCTTATTCCAGGGAAGCAGGAAATCCAAGAGTAGGCTCAGGAGGTCCTGGCTACGCGATCAAATGTGAACTGGATGGAAACAACCAGTACCACGACAGAGGAGTCATCAGTATGGCTCATGCAGGAAGAGACACTGGCGGCTCTCAATTCTTTATCTGCCACAGCAGGAAGAACACAGCTCATTTGGACAGACGTCATACTTGTTTCGGCAAAGTATTTGAAGGCCTTGAAGTCATTGACCAGATCCGTCAGGGAGACCTGATTGAGAAGATTGTGATTGTTGATACAGAGGAGTAA
- a CDS encoding RNA recognition motif domain-containing protein — protein MNIFVGSLPFRLAEAELRELFEAYGEVSSARIITDKFSGKSRGFGFVEMPDDAEAQKAIDELNNSQVGGRTIVVNKSVERKEGGGGERRRPSGNQRGGSYGSDRRSGGGYHR, from the coding sequence ATGAACATTTTTGTTGGCAGCTTACCCTTTCGTTTGGCTGAAGCTGAATTAAGAGAGCTATTTGAAGCTTATGGTGAAGTATCATCCGCACGTATCATTACTGACAAGTTTTCAGGAAAAAGCCGTGGATTCGGTTTTGTTGAAATGCCCGATGATGCAGAAGCTCAAAAGGCTATTGATGAACTGAACAACTCACAAGTTGGCGGACGTACTATCGTGGTCAATAAGTCTGTAGAGAGAAAAGAAGGTGGAGGCGGTGAAAGACGTCGTCCTTCCGGAAATCAAAGAGGCGGAAGCTATGGCAGCGATAGAAGAAGCGGTGGCGGATATCACCGTTAA